In Paralcaligenes sp. KSB-10, the following are encoded in one genomic region:
- a CDS encoding ABC transporter substrate-binding protein, with translation MNKVILKIAAIAGVLLSSAAFAQTTLKIGLQDDPDQLDPVRARTFVGRIVFASLCDKLVEITPDLKIVPQLATLWTWLDNKTLKFTLRDKAVYHDGTPIDAASVKANLDRAKTLPDSNRKSELATLVSVDAPDSRTVVLHLSEPDASFLSQLSDRAGMMQSPKSFDKDPGKNPVCSGPYRFKERVQNDRIVLEKFPQYWDAKDFHIDTVIFKPVPDATVRLNDLRAGGLNMAERIAPSDAETVKNDPSLVFMPITGLGFQAISVNFANGPRGASNPFAKDARVRQAFDLAIDRDAINQVVGMGLYQPAFQPFPPASFAYDKSVERKGRDVKKARALLKEAGFDRVKVEISYGTNTIMQQVMELIQATGREAGFDISLRPMEFAALQSTLARGDFQLGQAGWSGRVDPSGNVFQYVSCKGSLNDGKFCDEKLNKLLVDARVEQDTGKRKALYAEFLQRMQVERPIFYTYYLPWTFAVQKRVKGFVPYPDGLIRLKGVELAKQ, from the coding sequence ATGAACAAGGTAATCCTGAAAATCGCGGCGATAGCGGGCGTGCTTTTATCGAGCGCGGCGTTTGCCCAGACTACCCTGAAAATAGGCTTGCAGGACGATCCGGACCAGCTTGATCCGGTGCGAGCCAGGACATTCGTGGGTCGTATCGTATTTGCGTCGCTGTGCGACAAGCTTGTTGAAATTACTCCCGACCTGAAAATCGTTCCCCAATTGGCCACCTTATGGACGTGGCTCGACAATAAAACACTTAAATTCACTTTACGCGATAAAGCCGTCTATCACGACGGCACTCCTATCGATGCCGCATCGGTCAAGGCCAACCTCGATCGCGCCAAGACATTGCCCGACAGCAATCGCAAAAGCGAGCTGGCAACGCTGGTCAGCGTCGACGCGCCGGATTCCAGGACAGTCGTGCTCCATTTGTCCGAGCCAGACGCATCGTTCCTGTCGCAGTTGTCCGATCGTGCGGGCATGATGCAGTCGCCGAAAAGCTTCGATAAAGATCCAGGAAAAAATCCCGTATGCTCCGGCCCTTATCGTTTCAAGGAGCGCGTCCAGAACGACCGCATCGTGCTGGAAAAATTTCCGCAATACTGGGATGCCAAGGATTTTCATATCGATACGGTCATCTTCAAGCCCGTTCCCGATGCAACGGTGCGGCTCAACGACCTGCGCGCCGGCGGGCTGAATATGGCCGAGCGCATTGCCCCGAGCGACGCCGAAACAGTCAAGAACGATCCCAGCCTCGTATTCATGCCGATTACCGGCCTGGGCTTCCAGGCCATTTCGGTCAATTTTGCCAATGGCCCTCGAGGGGCCAGCAACCCCTTTGCGAAAGATGCGCGGGTCAGGCAGGCTTTTGATCTAGCCATCGACAGGGACGCCATAAATCAGGTCGTGGGGATGGGCCTGTACCAGCCCGCTTTCCAGCCTTTCCCTCCCGCCAGTTTTGCTTACGACAAGAGCGTCGAGCGTAAAGGCCGCGATGTAAAAAAGGCGCGTGCCTTGTTGAAGGAGGCAGGGTTTGATCGGGTCAAGGTTGAAATCTCGTATGGCACCAATACTATTATGCAGCAGGTCATGGAACTGATACAGGCGACGGGGCGCGAAGCCGGATTCGACATCAGCCTCAGGCCCATGGAGTTTGCCGCCTTGCAATCCACTTTGGCGCGCGGCGATTTTCAGCTTGGGCAAGCCGGTTGGTCGGGCCGCGTCGATCCCAGCGGCAACGTGTTTCAATATGTCAGTTGCAAGGGCAGCCTCAACGATGGCAAGTTCTGCGACGAAAAACTCAACAAGCTGCTGGTCGATGCGCGAGTGGAGCAGGATACCGGCAAACGCAAGGCGCTTTATGCGGAATTCCTTCAGCGGATGCAGGTTGAACGGCCCATTTTCTACACCTACTATCTACCCTGGACCTTTGCCGTGCAGAAACGGGTAAAGGGGTTTGTTCCCTATCCCGACGGCCTGATTCGCCTGAAAGGGGTGGAACTGGCCAAGCAGTAG
- a CDS encoding ABC transporter permease → MFKLILRRIIVAIPTLILVSMLIFSLQKILPGDPVLAMAGEERDPAVLTYLREKYRLNDPLPVQYLAWVKQVGQGNLGVSLRTDIPVTVLVKQKLPVTIQLAVMAMFFSILIGIPLGILAAVKKGTRLEFGANLFALSGMSIPNFWLGIILIMIVAVHWKLLPASGFVPPSEDLGLSLKTMLMPAAVLSTVISAYLMRHTRSAMLEALSADYVRTARAKGASEWVVVLRHALRNALMPIVTLVTILFGELLAGAVLTEQIFGIPGFGKLLVDAVFNRDYAVVQGIVLCIAIGFITLTLIADILYILVNPRLRYA, encoded by the coding sequence ATGTTCAAACTTATTTTGCGCCGCATAATTGTGGCGATACCGACGCTGATACTGGTGTCGATGCTTATTTTCAGTCTGCAGAAAATCCTGCCGGGCGACCCGGTGCTGGCCATGGCGGGCGAAGAGCGGGATCCGGCCGTACTGACCTATTTGCGGGAAAAATACCGCCTGAACGATCCCTTGCCGGTGCAGTATCTGGCCTGGGTCAAGCAGGTTGGGCAGGGCAACCTGGGCGTGTCGCTGCGTACCGATATTCCCGTCACGGTTCTGGTCAAACAAAAGCTGCCCGTCACGATCCAGTTGGCGGTGATGGCCATGTTTTTTTCCATTCTCATAGGAATTCCCCTGGGCATACTGGCCGCGGTAAAAAAAGGCACGCGGCTCGAGTTCGGAGCCAATCTGTTTGCCTTGTCCGGAATGTCCATACCCAATTTCTGGCTGGGCATCATCCTGATCATGATCGTCGCCGTCCATTGGAAGCTGCTTCCCGCTTCGGGCTTTGTGCCGCCAAGCGAAGATCTCGGCCTGTCGCTTAAAACCATGCTCATGCCCGCGGCCGTGCTGTCGACGGTTATCAGCGCCTACCTGATGCGCCATACGCGTTCGGCCATGCTCGAGGCCCTGAGCGCCGACTACGTACGTACCGCGCGCGCCAAAGGCGCTTCGGAATGGGTGGTGGTGCTGCGTCATGCCTTGCGCAATGCCTTGATGCCGATCGTGACGCTGGTAACCATCCTGTTTGGCGAACTGCTGGCCGGAGCGGTGCTGACGGAGCAGATTTTCGGCATACCGGGATTTGGAAAATTGCTGGTCGACGCCGTGTTCAACCGTGATTACGCCGTGGTGCAAGGCATTGTGCTGTGCATCGCGATAGGCTTTATTACTCTTACCTTGATTGCCGATATCTTGTATATCCTTGTCAACCCCCGGCTGAGGTACGCATGA
- a CDS encoding gamma-glutamyltransferase family protein: MFTTRPEITGTFGVVTSTHWLATAVGMSMLERGGNAFDACVASAFVLHVVEPNLVGPAGEVPGIFYSAATKKIEVLCGQGTTPGAATLDRYRAEGLTLIPGNGLLAAVVPGAFDAWMILLRDHGTKSLRDVLEPAIYYAQTGHPLLPRVSNTIASMKDFFEAYWPTSAEVYLPQGAVPKGKKLFCNPALANTWRRLLTEAESVGGNREKQIEMARQVFYKGFVAEAIDRFASHTEVMDESGAPHKGVIRGDDMARWSASYEAPLQYQYGNINVAKTGPWSQGPTFLQVLALLKHTDISSLKPGDPRFVHLLVEAMKLAFADREAYYGDPDFIDVPLSVLLSDDYNRVRSCLIGDRAFNELSPGIIPGYEAQVARVMAVLNRLSPQTADDTPLSAMDKANRLVSAKKGDTTHIDVIDRWGNMIAATPSGGWLQSSPVIPGLGFGLNTRAQMFWLEEGLPGTLAPYKRPRTTLSPTFLSKDGVPYMAFGTPGGDQQEQWQLILFLRHIQQGFNLQEAIDMPMFHTQHFPSSFYPRGRKPGNITIESSYGREVIDDLQRRGHQIEESPEWSIGRLTAVSRDEDGLMHAAASPRLLQAYAAGR; encoded by the coding sequence ATGTTTACGACTCGTCCGGAAATCACCGGCACTTTCGGTGTTGTCACCTCGACTCACTGGCTTGCCACAGCGGTAGGCATGTCGATGCTGGAGCGCGGCGGCAATGCCTTCGATGCGTGCGTGGCCAGCGCGTTCGTGTTGCATGTGGTCGAGCCCAATCTGGTGGGGCCGGCCGGTGAAGTGCCGGGCATTTTCTATTCGGCAGCCACAAAAAAAATCGAAGTGCTGTGTGGGCAGGGCACTACGCCGGGCGCCGCCACGCTGGACCGCTATCGGGCTGAAGGTTTAACGCTTATCCCCGGCAACGGGCTGCTTGCTGCGGTGGTGCCCGGCGCTTTCGACGCATGGATGATCCTGTTGCGCGACCACGGCACGAAGTCGCTGCGCGATGTGCTGGAGCCGGCCATTTATTACGCCCAGACAGGCCATCCGCTGCTGCCGCGCGTGTCCAACACCATTGCGAGCATGAAGGATTTTTTTGAGGCATATTGGCCGACTTCGGCCGAAGTCTACTTGCCTCAAGGTGCCGTTCCCAAGGGAAAGAAGCTTTTTTGCAATCCGGCGCTGGCCAATACCTGGCGCCGCTTGCTGACCGAGGCGGAAAGCGTCGGAGGCAATCGCGAAAAGCAAATCGAAATGGCCAGGCAAGTGTTTTACAAGGGCTTTGTGGCCGAGGCAATCGATCGGTTCGCGTCCCATACGGAAGTGATGGACGAAAGCGGGGCGCCGCATAAAGGAGTCATAAGGGGCGACGATATGGCCCGCTGGTCGGCCAGTTACGAAGCGCCGCTGCAGTACCAATATGGAAATATAAATGTCGCCAAAACGGGGCCGTGGAGCCAGGGCCCGACATTCCTGCAAGTGCTGGCCTTGCTCAAGCACACCGATATTTCAAGCCTGAAGCCGGGCGACCCGCGTTTCGTGCACCTGCTGGTTGAAGCCATGAAGCTGGCTTTCGCCGATCGTGAAGCCTATTACGGCGATCCCGATTTCATCGATGTTCCGCTGTCCGTGCTTTTGTCCGACGACTATAACCGGGTGCGCAGCTGCCTTATTGGCGACCGGGCATTCAATGAATTGAGCCCAGGCATAATCCCGGGCTACGAGGCGCAAGTCGCGCGCGTCATGGCTGTCCTGAACCGCCTGTCGCCCCAAACGGCGGATGACACGCCTCTTTCCGCCATGGATAAGGCAAACCGGCTCGTGTCGGCCAAGAAGGGCGATACCACGCACATTGACGTCATTGACCGCTGGGGCAATATGATTGCGGCCACGCCATCGGGCGGCTGGCTGCAATCGTCGCCGGTGATACCGGGCTTGGGCTTTGGCCTGAATACCCGGGCCCAAATGTTTTGGCTCGAAGAAGGTCTGCCCGGTACGCTGGCTCCTTATAAGCGGCCGAGAACCACGCTGAGCCCCACGTTCCTGTCAAAAGACGGGGTGCCTTACATGGCTTTCGGCACACCCGGAGGCGATCAACAGGAGCAATGGCAATTGATCCTGTTTTTACGGCATATTCAGCAAGGCTTCAATTTGCAGGAAGCCATCGATATGCCCATGTTTCACACACAGCATTTTCCCAGTTCCTTTTATCCACGCGGTCGCAAGCCCGGAAATATTACAATCGAAAGCAGCTATGGCCGCGAGGTGATCGACGACTTGCAGCGGCGCGGGCATCAGATTGAAGAGTCGCCGGAATGGAGTATCGGGCGATTGACCGCAGTGTCGCGTGACGAAGATGGCCTGATGCACGCCGCTGCTTCGCCACGGCTGCTTCAAGCCTATGCCGCCGGGCGATAA
- a CDS encoding ABC transporter substrate-binding protein has product MKKITVLLGGLVLGAAATASFAQTLRIGMQEDPDTLDPARSRTYVSRIVFTSLCDKLVDINAKLQFVPQLATSWSWSPDNKVLTFKLRNDVLFHDGTKFDAAAAKANLDRDRTMKESQRKGELASIQQVDAPDPSTLVITVKQPDATLLAQLSDRAGMMLSPKSFQGADNAATVGRDPICSGPYKFVERVQNDRIVLEKFDKYYDAKDFAFKKVVFMPIPDTTVRLQNLRSGSIDILERLNPSDVAQVKADSSLVFAPVTGLGFQQFMFNVANGPKAKTNPFSNKLVRQAFQLTIDRDAINQVIGGGIFIPAQQPFPLASPYHSDKFPVTKPDIAKAKALLKKAGMETVKAELTFGNNTIASSTAEMVQAMAAQAGFQLSLRPTEYAAMLADDSKGNFQVDMRGWSGRVDPDGNIYNFVTCGGALNDGKYCNPEVDKLLKEARTVPDEAKRKAIYDQAQTILQDDLPSLYTYYQPWPFAVRKKVQGFTPYPDGMIRLKGVSFSKN; this is encoded by the coding sequence ATGAAAAAAATCACGGTTTTGCTGGGCGGACTGGTGCTGGGCGCGGCGGCCACGGCCAGTTTTGCGCAAACCTTGCGCATCGGCATGCAGGAGGACCCGGATACCCTCGATCCGGCCCGTTCACGCACGTATGTGTCGCGCATCGTCTTTACGTCCTTGTGCGATAAGCTGGTCGATATCAATGCCAAGCTGCAGTTTGTTCCGCAATTGGCCACGTCCTGGTCCTGGAGTCCCGACAACAAGGTCTTGACGTTCAAGCTGCGCAATGATGTCTTGTTCCATGACGGCACCAAGTTCGATGCGGCGGCCGCCAAGGCCAATCTGGATCGCGACCGAACCATGAAGGAAAGCCAGCGCAAGGGCGAGCTGGCTTCGATCCAGCAGGTCGATGCCCCTGATCCCTCCACCCTGGTCATTACGGTGAAGCAGCCCGACGCGACCTTGCTTGCGCAACTGTCGGACCGTGCCGGCATGATGCTGTCGCCCAAAAGCTTCCAGGGTGCCGATAACGCCGCTACGGTGGGGCGCGATCCGATTTGCTCGGGTCCTTACAAATTCGTGGAGCGTGTGCAGAACGACCGCATCGTCCTGGAAAAATTCGACAAGTACTACGACGCCAAAGACTTTGCCTTCAAGAAAGTGGTGTTCATGCCCATTCCCGATACAACCGTGCGCCTGCAGAATCTGCGTTCCGGAAGCATCGATATTCTTGAGCGGCTGAATCCGTCCGATGTGGCGCAAGTCAAGGCCGATTCAAGCCTGGTGTTCGCACCCGTCACCGGCTTGGGTTTCCAGCAATTCATGTTCAACGTGGCCAATGGCCCCAAGGCCAAGACCAATCCGTTCAGCAACAAGCTGGTCCGGCAGGCCTTCCAGCTGACCATCGATCGCGATGCCATCAATCAGGTTATCGGGGGCGGCATTTTCATCCCGGCGCAGCAACCCTTTCCCCTGGCCAGCCCTTACCACAGCGACAAGTTCCCGGTCACCAAGCCCGATATCGCCAAGGCCAAGGCGCTGCTGAAAAAAGCCGGCATGGAAACCGTCAAGGCTGAATTGACCTTCGGCAACAATACGATTGCGTCTTCGACGGCCGAAATGGTGCAGGCCATGGCGGCCCAGGCCGGGTTCCAGCTAAGCCTGCGTCCCACCGAATATGCCGCCATGCTGGCGGACGATTCCAAGGGCAACTTCCAGGTCGACATGCGCGGCTGGTCGGGCCGGGTGGATCCGGATGGCAATATCTACAATTTCGTGACCTGCGGCGGTGCCCTGAACGACGGCAAATACTGCAATCCCGAGGTGGACAAATTGCTGAAGGAAGCCCGCACCGTGCCTGACGAAGCCAAGCGCAAGGCTATTTACGATCAGGCCCAGACTATTTTGCAGGACGATCTGCCCAGCCTGTATACGTATTACCAGCCCTGGCCGTTCGCCGTGCGCAAGAAGGTGCAAGGCTTCACGCCGTATCCGGATGGCATGATCCGCCTGAAGGGCGTGTCTTTCTCCAAAAACTAG
- a CDS encoding sensor domain-containing diguanylate cyclase, whose amino-acid sequence MKTTCAPSILSRLVLLATACIVPASLMAVLLITYDYHQARTQLTHNSMSTARAMVLAVDRDFASTESTLIALATSPYLSTQDYAAFYRQASEILRDPANIAIALSDAAGKQYLNTIRPYGAPLPRQSNSRQLQRVAETQKTVISNLFVGPVTRRPLAVMGVPVVRKNKAIYNLSAGMFAEHFSKLLAQQTLPPNWIGTIVDKSGTIVATTHDTHRLTGMQAPLSLIKHMTLDHEGSFENTTLAGAPALTVFSQSPISGWTIAIEIPTQSLDSALWDRFFWLIFATAALLAGSLGFAWLIGGKIARSVRGLASPALALGRGEPVKPSSYHLKEADEVGLALVKASEMLFHARHQANHDLLTKLSNRSLFTEIVDQQLRLLGRIHSHMSILYIDLDGFKAVNDEHGHAAGDKLLRLAAERLKAGIRESDVAARLGGDEFSVLLVNASMADAEMIAKKLAKSLSVPYQLDTLSVEVSASIGVASFPESGTTSKALLHSADHAMYKAKAMGKGCVVAEIS is encoded by the coding sequence ATGAAAACAACTTGCGCTCCGTCGATCCTCTCGCGGCTTGTATTGCTGGCCACGGCATGTATTGTGCCTGCCTCGTTGATGGCTGTCCTGCTTATTACCTACGACTATCATCAAGCCCGGACACAACTCACGCACAACTCAATGTCGACGGCCAGGGCGATGGTCCTGGCGGTTGACAGGGACTTCGCCAGCACAGAGTCCACTCTGATTGCCCTGGCCACGTCACCGTACCTGAGCACTCAGGATTATGCCGCCTTTTATAGACAGGCCAGCGAAATTCTTCGCGATCCGGCAAACATCGCCATTGCATTAAGCGACGCAGCGGGAAAACAATACCTCAACACCATTCGTCCGTATGGCGCACCGCTTCCCCGACAAAGCAATTCCCGTCAGCTGCAACGTGTTGCCGAGACGCAAAAAACGGTGATTTCCAATCTGTTTGTCGGCCCTGTAACCCGCCGGCCTCTCGCTGTCATGGGCGTCCCGGTCGTACGCAAAAACAAGGCCATCTATAACTTAAGCGCGGGAATGTTCGCCGAGCATTTCAGCAAACTGCTTGCCCAGCAAACATTGCCCCCAAACTGGATTGGCACTATTGTGGACAAGAGTGGAACGATTGTCGCCACCACCCACGACACGCATCGGCTCACAGGCATGCAAGCCCCCCTGAGCCTGATCAAGCATATGACCCTGGACCACGAAGGCTCGTTTGAAAATACCACCCTGGCGGGCGCACCCGCGCTGACTGTTTTCAGCCAATCTCCCATATCAGGCTGGACCATAGCGATAGAAATCCCGACCCAAAGCTTGGATTCCGCTTTGTGGGATAGATTCTTCTGGCTGATCTTCGCTACCGCCGCACTGCTGGCAGGCAGCCTGGGCTTCGCCTGGCTGATCGGCGGAAAGATAGCCCGATCGGTACGCGGCCTGGCCTCTCCGGCGCTTGCGCTGGGACGCGGCGAACCGGTCAAGCCATCGTCATACCATCTCAAAGAAGCCGACGAAGTCGGGCTGGCCTTGGTAAAAGCCTCCGAGATGCTTTTTCATGCCCGGCATCAGGCCAACCACGATCTTCTCACCAAACTCAGCAACCGGTCGCTTTTTACGGAAATCGTCGATCAGCAGTTGCGGCTTCTAGGAAGAATCCACAGCCACATGTCCATTCTCTACATCGACCTGGACGGTTTCAAGGCGGTCAATGACGAACATGGCCACGCGGCGGGAGACAAGCTGCTGCGTTTGGCGGCCGAACGGCTCAAGGCGGGAATACGGGAGTCCGACGTTGCCGCGCGGCTGGGCGGCGACGAATTCAGTGTCCTGCTGGTCAATGCCTCGATGGCGGACGCGGAAATGATCGCCAAGAAACTCGCCAAGAGTCTTTCCGTTCCATACCAGCTTGACACATTATCCGTCGAGGTTTCGGCCAGTATCGGCGTAGCCAGCTTTCCCGAGTCGGGAACCACCAGCAAGGCGCTTTTGCACAGCGCAGATCATGCCATGTACAAAGCAAAGGCGATGGGCAAGGGGTGTGTGGTTGCAGAAATCAGCTAA
- a CDS encoding dipeptide ABC transporter ATP-binding protein: MNAERVVQVEDLSVSFKTPDRLVQAVRNVSFYVEKGETLAIVGESGSGKSVTSLSVMRLVEFGKGRITHGEILLRRRSGDVLDLVAASEPAMRTIRGADIAMIFQEPMTSLNPSFTTGNQIAEALRLHQGMDAAAAQAETLRLLETVRIPDARAIQGRYPHQLSGGMRQRIMIAMALSCRPQVLIADEPTTALDVTIQAQILQLIRQLQQDMDMGVIFITHDMGVVAEVADRVMVMHRGEKVEENSSDALFNQPQHWYTKALLSAVPKLGSMKGIGQPTPFALLGADAASAHEEPLPLSSTVKYEQGPLLQVDKLVTRFDIASGLFGRVRRRVHAVEQVSFDLYPGETLALVGESGCGKTTTGRSLAQLERLRAGKILFAGQDISLLSAGQMQALRKNIQFVFQDPFASLDPRVTIGYSIMEPLLIHGVAKGRKAYERVRWLMDKCGLSPEMIDRYPHEFSGGQRQRICIARALALNPKIIIADESVSALDVSIQAQIVNLLLDLQRELGLSILFISHDMAVVERVSHRVVVMYLGQVVEIGPRSAIFESPQHPYTRKLMAAVPIADPSRRHREHSLLVDEIPSAVRSVGDDPLVEPLVEVGKGHFVARHSVGVY, from the coding sequence ATGAATGCAGAGCGTGTCGTTCAGGTTGAAGACTTGAGCGTTTCCTTTAAAACCCCTGATCGCCTGGTCCAGGCGGTGCGCAATGTGTCCTTTTACGTGGAAAAGGGCGAGACACTGGCGATTGTGGGGGAGTCGGGTTCCGGCAAGTCGGTAACGTCCTTGTCGGTGATGCGCCTGGTCGAGTTTGGCAAGGGCCGCATTACACACGGCGAAATCCTGTTGCGCCGCCGCAGCGGCGACGTGCTCGATCTGGTGGCCGCAAGCGAGCCCGCCATGAGGACGATACGCGGCGCCGACATCGCCATGATTTTTCAGGAACCCATGACGTCCCTGAACCCGAGCTTTACCACCGGCAATCAGATTGCCGAGGCGCTGCGCCTGCATCAAGGCATGGATGCGGCCGCGGCCCAGGCGGAAACGCTGCGCCTGCTGGAAACCGTGCGCATTCCCGATGCCCGTGCGATACAAGGCCGCTATCCTCACCAATTGTCGGGCGGCATGCGACAGCGCATCATGATCGCCATGGCGCTGTCGTGCCGGCCGCAGGTGCTGATTGCCGACGAGCCCACCACCGCCCTGGATGTCACCATCCAGGCCCAGATCCTGCAGCTTATACGCCAATTGCAGCAGGACATGGATATGGGCGTGATTTTCATCACGCATGACATGGGGGTCGTGGCCGAAGTGGCGGACCGGGTCATGGTGATGCATCGTGGTGAAAAGGTGGAAGAAAACTCATCCGATGCTTTATTCAATCAGCCTCAGCACTGGTACACCAAAGCCTTGTTGTCCGCGGTGCCGAAACTGGGCTCCATGAAAGGCATAGGCCAGCCCACGCCCTTTGCTTTGCTGGGTGCCGACGCCGCGTCCGCTCATGAAGAGCCGCTGCCGCTGTCATCCACGGTTAAATATGAGCAAGGGCCGCTCCTGCAAGTCGATAAGCTGGTAACGCGGTTCGATATTGCCAGCGGCCTGTTTGGCCGCGTGCGTCGGCGGGTGCATGCCGTGGAGCAGGTCAGTTTCGATTTATATCCGGGCGAAACGCTGGCCCTGGTGGGTGAGTCGGGCTGCGGCAAAACCACCACCGGACGCTCCCTGGCCCAGCTGGAGCGGCTGCGTGCCGGGAAAATTCTTTTCGCGGGGCAGGATATAAGCCTTTTGAGTGCGGGCCAGATGCAGGCCTTGCGCAAGAACATCCAGTTCGTGTTCCAGGACCCCTTTGCATCGCTCGATCCGCGCGTGACCATCGGTTATTCAATTATGGAGCCGTTGCTGATCCACGGCGTGGCCAAAGGGCGCAAAGCGTACGAACGGGTGCGCTGGCTGATGGACAAGTGCGGCCTGAGTCCTGAAATGATAGACCGCTATCCCCATGAATTCTCAGGCGGGCAAAGGCAGCGCATTTGCATCGCGCGGGCCCTGGCCTTGAACCCGAAAATCATTATTGCCGATGAATCGGTGTCCGCCCTGGATGTATCCATACAGGCGCAGATCGTCAATCTGTTGCTGGACCTGCAGCGTGAGCTGGGCCTGTCCATCCTGTTCATTTCCCACGATATGGCCGTGGTGGAGCGCGTCAGCCATAGAGTGGTGGTGATGTATCTGGGGCAGGTGGTTGAAATCGGCCCGCGCAGCGCCATTTTCGAGAGTCCGCAACATCCTTACACCAGAAAGCTCATGGCTGCCGTGCCGATTGCCGACCCTTCGCGGCGGCACCGGGAGCACTCGCTACTGGTGGATGAAATTCCCAGCGCCGTGCGCAGTGTGGGCGATGATCCGCTGGTCGAGCCTCTGGTGGAGGTCGGCAAGGGTCATTTTGTGGCGCGCCATTCTGTAGGGGTCTATTGA
- a CDS encoding ABC transporter permease, translating to MNAQVMNAGAAPRRRNRSWGKFKRNRSAVLGAVIVLFFVLVAILAPLIAGHDPVQVSFSVIRKAPSAAHWFGTDELGRDIFSRMVYGTRASLMAGMCSVLIALMVGVPFGLLAGYFGGWIDGCISRVTEALFSIPFLILAIALAAFLGPSLINAMIAIGMSAAPLFIRLARGQVLSVKNEDYVQSTRSLGASNRRIILRHILPNIMPALIVQATILIASAIIAEASLSFLGLGLQPPDPSWGSMLNTAKNFMIQAPWMSVFPGSAIFLVVFGFNLLGDGLRDALDPRQDS from the coding sequence ATGAACGCGCAAGTCATGAATGCCGGCGCCGCTCCTCGCCGCAGGAACCGGTCCTGGGGCAAATTCAAGCGGAATCGTTCGGCCGTGCTTGGGGCCGTCATTGTCCTGTTTTTTGTCCTGGTTGCCATACTGGCTCCGCTCATTGCCGGCCACGATCCGGTGCAGGTCAGCTTTTCGGTCATCCGCAAGGCGCCGTCGGCGGCACACTGGTTCGGCACCGATGAACTGGGGCGCGATATTTTCAGCCGGATGGTGTATGGCACGCGCGCGTCCCTGATGGCGGGTATGTGCTCGGTCCTGATCGCCCTGATGGTCGGTGTGCCGTTCGGTTTGCTGGCGGGTTATTTCGGCGGCTGGATCGACGGCTGTATTTCACGCGTGACGGAAGCCCTGTTTTCGATTCCGTTTCTGATTCTTGCCATTGCACTGGCGGCGTTCCTGGGCCCCAGCCTGATCAACGCCATGATTGCCATCGGGATGTCGGCCGCACCGTTGTTCATACGCCTGGCGCGCGGCCAGGTCTTGTCGGTCAAGAATGAGGATTACGTCCAGAGCACGCGCTCGCTGGGTGCCTCGAACCGCCGCATCATCCTGCGCCACATATTGCCCAATATCATGCCGGCGCTGATTGTGCAGGCAACCATCCTGATTGCCAGCGCAATCATTGCCGAGGCGAGCCTGTCGTTCCTGGGGCTGGGTTTGCAGCCGCCCGATCCCTCCTGGGGGTCGATGCTGAATACGGCAAAGAATTTCATGATCCAGGCGCCCTGGATGTCGGTTTTTCCGGGCTCGGCGATTTTCCTGGTGGTATTCGGATTCAATTTGTTGGGTGATGGCCTGCGCGATGCGCTGGACCCGCGTCAGGATAGTTGA
- a CDS encoding GNAT family acetyltransferase has translation MQIRAYQAADEEAVIALWHECGLVRPWNNPRRDIARKLTEQPELFLVGTVAQTLVATAMIGFDGHRGWLYYLAVALTHRHQSYGRQLVQEAEHLLIQRGCPKLNLLVRSSNSKIIEFYQKLGYAQDEAVSLGRRLIPDQDT, from the coding sequence ATGCAAATCCGTGCCTATCAAGCCGCCGACGAAGAGGCTGTCATCGCCCTCTGGCACGAATGCGGGCTGGTTCGGCCCTGGAATAATCCGCGGCGCGACATTGCTCGCAAGCTTACCGAACAGCCTGAACTCTTTCTGGTGGGCACTGTAGCGCAAACCCTTGTCGCCACCGCCATGATCGGCTTCGATGGCCACCGCGGCTGGCTCTATTATCTTGCGGTTGCGCTCACGCATCGTCATCAGTCCTATGGCCGGCAGCTCGTGCAGGAAGCAGAGCATTTGCTGATCCAGCGCGGCTGCCCCAAGCTGAATCTGCTGGTGCGCTCCTCCAATTCAAAAATCATCGAGTTCTACCAGAAACTGGGCTACGCCCAGGACGAAGCAGTCAGCCTGGGGCGCAGGCTTATTCCCGATCAGGATACCTGA